From Spirochaetaceae bacterium, a single genomic window includes:
- a CDS encoding ABC transporter permease has translation MRAYLIRRLLLTIPALFMLTILVFLAAHFIPGDVVDYLVTSLGPQTGGRVDEEALRRSLGLDVPVHVQYGRWMRDIFLHGTFGESLIGQWSIEERILGRLPVTIELGAMAIAIALVIALPVGIYSAIRQDTATDYLGRTVAVIGMATPNFWLGIMIMLFPAIWWGWSPSVELITFTDDPLGNLGMFFIPGLILGTGMSAAIMRMTRTMMLEVLRQDYIRTAWSKGLKERVVVARHAIKNALIPIVTLVGLHLPILIGGSVIMEDIFVLPGLGRMFLDALDKRDYPVISAINLILSTVVLLNILLVDMLYPYLDPRIRYE, from the coding sequence ATGAGAGCCTATCTCATCAGGCGGTTGTTGCTGACCATCCCGGCCCTGTTCATGCTGACCATCCTGGTCTTTCTCGCGGCCCACTTCATCCCCGGCGATGTAGTGGACTATCTCGTGACTTCCTTGGGGCCGCAGACGGGAGGGCGAGTCGACGAGGAGGCGCTTCGGCGTTCGCTGGGGTTGGACGTGCCCGTCCACGTCCAGTATGGACGCTGGATGAGAGACATTTTTCTGCACGGCACCTTTGGTGAATCGCTCATTGGCCAGTGGTCGATAGAGGAGAGGATACTAGGTAGATTGCCGGTCACCATTGAGCTCGGTGCCATGGCAATCGCAATCGCGCTCGTGATAGCCCTTCCGGTCGGCATCTACTCGGCGATTCGCCAGGATACGGCCACCGACTACCTGGGCCGCACCGTCGCCGTGATTGGCATGGCAACGCCCAACTTCTGGCTGGGAATCATGATCATGCTGTTCCCGGCGATCTGGTGGGGCTGGTCGCCCTCGGTAGAGCTGATCACGTTCACGGACGATCCACTGGGGAATCTCGGCATGTTCTTCATTCCAGGCCTGATTCTGGGCACCGGCATGTCGGCCGCCATAATGCGGATGACGCGCACCATGATGCTGGAGGTGCTCAGGCAGGACTACATCCGGACCGCCTGGTCGAAGGGCCTCAAGGAGAGGGTCGTCGTTGCCCGACACGCCATCAAGAATGCACTCATTCCGATCGTGACGCTGGTCGGCCTGCATCTGCCCATCCTGATAGGCGGCTCGGTCATCATGGAAGACATATTCGTTCTGCCGGGACTCGGCCGTATGTTTCTGGACGCACTCGACAAACGCGACTACCCGGTAATTTCAGCAATAAACCTGATTCTGTCCACCGTCGTCCTGCTCAACATTCTCCTTGTCGACATGCTCTATCCCTACTTGGATCCTAGGATCCGCTATGAGTAG